ATGTTGTTTTATGTGCAGCGCGACCCTAATACCAATACGGTGGTGTATGAACTGAACAAGGCTTCTGACGGGGCGCTGGATGAAAAGGAACCGATTCATCCTTTTTGGATCAGGTATCCGGAGGGAGGCGTGCAAAAGGAGCTTAACTACGTGCAGCGCAAATTCGCCTATGGCCTGCACACAAAGAAGCTCAGCAAGGATAACTATGAAATTAAGTTTGTGTGCTATGATAAACTGGCGCTAAACCTACGCAAAGGAGCAGACGGAACCTATCACGTCTATACCACCATCAACAAGAAAGAGACCATACTGGACCGCATATTTGTGCGGGTGGAGGGAGGGACTTTTTGGGTGCCCAATGTGCTGTACGTGGAGCTGAAAGGAAGAGACGCTGCAACGGGTAAAGCTGTGGTTGGCCGATTTAAACCCTGATCAACGAGGCAGGAGACGTACAACCGGCGCACGAAATGTGTGGTGAAACGTAAAAGCATGGAAGAATACCTTTTAGGTGTGCCGCTCAAGCCTCTGTAGAGCTATATCTGCGTGCAGGAACATGTAGTCGGTTGGAGAAGCACACAGCCACACCAGCAATAGAGATTTCCCCATACCTGGTGCAGCGGATGAGTCCTTTGGTATCCGCCGGTTGAATTCCGTTGCAGTGTTGCAGCAGGAAATTCCTGGTGAGAAGATCATTTCTTCTGTGGTTATGTAGTTCCAGGAAGTCGACAATATGCCACTCTCACAGATCTTCTGCTGCAACGTTAGTCTGCCTTTCGTACCTTTGCCCGGCATTTCTTAAACGTCCAGGAAACAGATTTATGCATTAACCCCCCGCACACGTAAACGAAGGGTATTATTCGATTAAATATAAGACTGCCTATACTTATTTAATTGAAGCGTAACCCTACTACAACTGCAGGTTTGAAAAAGCTACATGCTGCAGGCACACCGACAAATTAACCCGTGGAATTACCAGGTAAAAGAACAACAGGTACGAAATTAATGCAGCTTGCAGTATTCTGGGGTATCATCCTGCTCGTGCTGCTGACAGACCTGATTAGTGCACCCCTTGCCTTGTTTGCCGGTATACTTGTAGGGTTAAGTATGGGCACCCCGTATCCTGCCAGGTTGGGCACTATCACCAGGTGTGCACTGCAGATTTCGGTTGTTGGCCTCGGCTTTGGCATTAACCTGTACCAGGTGGCAGCAACCGGCTTAAGTGGCCTTGTTTATACCGCGGTTTCCCTGGTGGCCACGATGGTGCTGGGGCTGCTGCTGGCAAAGCTGCTGGGCGTGGAAAAAAAGCTCAATCACCTGATTTCTGCGGGTACGGCCATCTGCGGCGGAAGTGCCATTGCCGCTGTCGCACCGGCCATCAAAGCATCGGAGAAAGAAATTACTGTTGCCCTTGGAGTTGTCTTTGTACTGAATGCGCTGGCCCTGTTTGTTTTCCCCTTCCTGGGAAAGCAGCTGCACCTCTCGCAGGAGCAGTTTGGCGTGTGGGCCGCCATTGCCATTCATGACACCAGTTCGGTGGTGGGGGCGGCTACCAGCTATGGAGAAGAAGCCCTTGCCATAGCCACTACCCTCAAACTTACCCGTGCCCTATGGATTTTGCCGATGGTGCTGCTCACAGGGTTTCTGTTCA
Above is a window of Pontibacter akesuensis DNA encoding:
- a CDS encoding DUF4833 domain-containing protein; this translates as MKRTIYFILILVYTCLGSASASTGQRTIEAQPDTFPVPKNIKGMLFYVQRDPNTNTVVYELNKASDGALDEKEPIHPFWIRYPEGGVQKELNYVQRKFAYGLHTKKLSKDNYEIKFVCYDKLALNLRKGADGTYHVYTTINKKETILDRIFVRVEGGTFWVPNVLYVELKGRDAATGKAVVGRFKP
- a CDS encoding YeiH family protein codes for the protein MQLAVFWGIILLVLLTDLISAPLALFAGILVGLSMGTPYPARLGTITRCALQISVVGLGFGINLYQVAATGLSGLVYTAVSLVATMVLGLLLAKLLGVEKKLNHLISAGTAICGGSAIAAVAPAIKASEKEITVALGVVFVLNALALFVFPFLGKQLHLSQEQFGVWAAIAIHDTSSVVGAATSYGEEALAIATTLKLTRALWILPMVLLTGFLFKTDGKRVSFPLFILFFLTASILSTFLQDFQQVYAILVLLAKKGLIISLFLTGAGISLPLLRTISVRPFLQGALLWILVATGSLVAVFYLV